Proteins encoded together in one Tripterygium wilfordii isolate XIE 37 chromosome 14, ASM1340144v1, whole genome shotgun sequence window:
- the LOC120015555 gene encoding uncharacterized protein LOC120015555, giving the protein MASSRYHVRSISLPSRSHPSTLRIEQELNKFKTLDALSRSSTGSICTGLSGLEELYQRMDDLLNMGSTQQVLSHNQNEKCIEELLDGSVRLLDVCEITKDMLLQIKEHVQALQSALRRRKGDSSTETTISTYISFRKKMKKDSKRLIAALKQMENKLGASPISDQDHHLCAVIRVLREVNMTSISIFQSLMLFLSMPVSKPRQGKWSLVSKLMHKGVIACEEKQENLNELEIVDAAMCEGLNIEKTQITNKRLKALETSIQELENGLETLFRRLIKARASVLNIISQ; this is encoded by the coding sequence atGGCTTCTAGTCGTTACCATGTTCGATCAATTAGCTTACCTTCAAGGTCACATCCAAGCACACTCAGGATTGAACAAGAGCTcaataaattcaaaacattgGATGCATTATCAAGGTCCTCAACTGGGTCCATCTGCACTGGTTTATCAGGACTTGAAGAGTTGTACCAACGCATGGATGATCTTCTCAACATGGGATCAACCCAGCAAGTCCTTTCTCACAATCAAAACGAGAAATGCATTGAAGAGTTGTTGGATGGATCTGTGAGGCTCTTAGATGTCTGTGAGATTACAAAGGACATGTTGTTGCAGATTAAGGAACATGTCCAAGCCCTTCAGTCTGCTCTCAGAAGAAGAAAGGGAGACTCAAGCACTGAGACCACCATCTCTACTTACATTTCCTtcagaaagaagatgaagaaggatTCCAAGAGACTTATTGCAGCATTGAAGCAGATGGAAAACAAGCTTGGAGCATCTCCAATCTCGGATCAAGATCACCATCTATGTGCTGTCATTCGGGTACTTCGAGAAGTAAACATGACAAGTATTTCCATCTTCCAATCCCTCATGTTGTTCTTGTCGATGCCAGTGTCAAAGCCAAGGCAAGGTAAATGGTCTCTCGTCTCAAAGTTGATGCACAAGGGGGTGATAGCATgtgaagaaaagcaagaaaattTGAATGAACTAGAAATTGTCGATGCTGCTATGTGTGAAGGGCTCAATATTGAGAAGACGCAGATTACAAACAAGAGATTGAAAGCTCTAGAGACCAGCATTCAAGAACTTGAGAATGGCTTGGAGACTTTGTTCAGGCGCTTGATCAAAGCAAGAGCTTCTGTTTTGAACATAATCTCCCAATAG
- the LOC120014292 gene encoding uncharacterized protein LOC120014292 isoform X1 has protein sequence MARLVRTKSSTDWLSRLKSLTKIQGQRFCHTQPEGELQAPSNSEMDSESVANKAMADAGHIVDTSKWQTFKASRFGITHSRIPLHPLFVLRILLKEGFDSYLVGGCVRDLLLKKTPKDFDIITTAGLKKVKRLFNRAMIVGQRFPICIVPYKGSAVEVSSFETVALHAEGKEKFVLPQIPSGCNNKDILCWRNSMQRDFTINGLFFDPFADKIYDYVDGLADLNSLQLRTLVPAKLSFEEDCARILRGIRIAARLGLSLSKDTATAIRNLSSSVGMLAKSRIMLELNYMLSYGAAEPSICLLRRFKLLEIFLPFHAACLNQQTSEKYTASSLMLMKLFFNLDKLVTCDRPCDCRLWVGLLAFHLALVINPQNSFVIWVFASVLYHGKWKDGIKFAREHGVQPVKFVPEISGYSEIQSDEELAIRVSEVASLVQGSVDALTDSDRLLELMTRYPNFQGPGLVFVPKKIALAVSQIFDVLVEDVESYENGRESYAIDYHFLGKGNQSEMRSVLGRIVLETMSQGLLGRVKEVVEGEKNHLMSKAIEENSNSKLSDIVKNEVGSGKCYRQRHLPLNFVPNQETAKKQKFAGKCSPLPPEIASERQEMMLKEEEILLTRCLHDKATGKHNQDDKVEEKKLEKNDCDLLLEKMISEKTKKHKRVIVKERKSDPMLLSCLFR, from the exons ATGGCCAGACTCGTGAGGACCAAAAGCAGCACCGATTGGCTATCTCGACTCAAATCCCTGACCAAGATTCAG GGGCAGAGGTTTTGTCACACCCAGCCCGAAGGAGAGTTGCAAGCTCCATCAAACTCCGAAATGGATTCCGAGTCCGTGGCTAATAAAG CGATGGCTGATGCAGGCCACATTGTTGATACATCAAAATGGCAAACGTTCAAGGCCAGTAGGTTTGGCATAACCCATTCAAGGATTCCACTACATCCTTTGTTCGTCTTGAGAATTCTTTTGAAAGAAG GATTTGACTCCTACTTAGTAGGTGGATGTGTGAGGGATTTACTTTTGAAGAAAACACCTAAAGATTTTGACATTATCACCACGGCAGGACTGAAAAAG GTTAAGAGGCTCTTTAATCGTGCCATGATTGTTGGTCAACGATTTCCTATATGCATCGTGCCTTACAAAGGTTCTGCAGTTGAG GTTTCTAGTTTTGAGACTGTGGCACTGCATGCTGAGGGCAAGGAGAAGTTTGTCCTGCCGCAGATACCAAGTGGCTGCAACAATAAAGACATTCTCTGCTGGAGAAATAGCATGCAACGGGACTTCACAATTAACGG TTTGTTCTTTGACCCTTTTGCGGATAAAATATATGATTATGTTGATGGACTGGCAGACCTAAATTCTTTGCAG CTACGAACACTAGTCCCTGCTAAGTTGTCATTTGAAGAGGACTGTG CAAGAATCTTACGTGGCATAAGAATTGCTGCTCGTCTAGGCTTGTCATTGTCAAAGGATACTGCGACTGCAATACGCAACCTTTCATCTTCTGTTGGAATGCTGGCCAAG TCCAGGATAATGTTGGAACTGAACTACATGCTTTCTTATGGTGCTGCTGAGCCTTCTATTTGTTTGCTTCGGAGGTTCAAACTGCTTGAAATTTTCCTTCCATTTCAT GCAGCATGTCTTAATCAACAGACAAGTGAAAAATATACAGCAAGTTCTCTCATGCTGATG AAATTATTCTTCAATCTGGATAAATTGGTTACATGTGACCGACCTTGCGATTGCCGCCTGTG GGTTGGACTATTGGCTTTTCACCTAGCATTGGTGATTAATCCGCAAAATTCTTTTGTAATCTGGGTTTTTGCTTCTGTTTTGTATCATGGGAAGTGGAAGGATGGTATTAAATTTGCAAGAGAGCATGGGGTCCAGCCAGTCAAATTTGTACCTGAGATCTCAGGGTATTCAGAAATCCAATCAGATGAAGAACTTGCTATAAGAGTTAGTGAGGTAGCATCTTTAGTGCAAGGTTCTGTAGATGCATTGACTGACTCAGACAGGCTTCTCGAATTAATGACGAGATATCCTAATTTCCAAGGCCCTGGTTTG GTATTTGTACCGAAGAAAATAGCGCTTGCTGTTAGTCAAATTTTTGATGTGCTTGTGGAGGACGTTGAGTCTTACGAAAATGGAAGAGAAAGTTATGCGATTGACTATCACTTTCTTGGGAAGGGAAATCAGTCTGAAATGAGATCTGTTCTTGGCAGAATTGTTTTGGAAACTATGAGTCAGGGGCTCCTTGGACGAGTGAAAGAAGTTGTGGAGGGAGAGAAAAATCACCTGATGTCCAAGGCCATTGAAGAGAATAGTAATTCCAAACTTTCTGATATTGTCAAGAATGAAGTTGGTTCTGGAAAGTGCTATAGACAGCGCCATTTGCCTTTAAATTTTGTACCAAATCAAGAGACAGCAAAGAAACAGAAATTTGCTGGGAAGTGTAGCCCTCTTCCGCCAGAGATTGCTTCAGAGAGGCAGGAAATGATGCTGAAGGAGGAAGAAATACTTTTGACGCGGTGTTTACATGATAAGGCAACTGGGAAGCATAACCAGGATGataaggttgaggaaaagaagttagagaagaatgATTGTGATCTATTACTAGAAAAGATGATCAGTGAGAAGACTAAGAAACACAAACGAGTTATTGTTAAGGAGAGAAAAAGTGATCCTATGTTACTGTCTTGTCTATTTAGATGA
- the LOC120015272 gene encoding protein GRIP yields MSTEIVDVSEMPDGNAEEPLKSENLLFQMNHGSNGNLAKENGFTDSRLLSEETHEQLLQTVMELKFQNEFFKSQFAGFKDSQLESGGSQLQIKVAHENSESAEVRELHEIIECLRKELHEEKLTRGAAEEALRHLREAYSEADAKAQDLSTKLAEAKQKLDQEIKEREEKYVELDSKFQRLHKRAKQRIQEIQKEKDDLEAKFRDVSETADRTSSQQLTLQQELERTRQQANEALKAMDAERQQLRSANNKLRDSIEELRRSLRPKEQELELLQQTILEKEQMLEDMRGLLQSADEKRLASLFELSAKHQKNIDNLEAQLADALADRNKATETISSLQVLVAEKESKIAEVEAGSSGEAARLRVAVEAVKGELAHIKHEHEKEKDSWEAASQALKAKLEIAESNCIRAEIEAAKMRSQLELEVSVKAQVLNTRDAELLAAKEEIKHLESEFSSYKVRAHALLQKKDAELAAAKDSEQVKALEDALREAEKELEFASAEKDKTLQDLGEALSNCEKELAERDVALDIANERIKSTETKLYSLGTQHELEKEAWEMNLQNVEELWRFRCEALKAESEASSGQELQREIEELRLQYKRLKEEDDSFRDLADRMIEEKDKEISRLLDDNKSLQLSLQSRPLADQNNNFESVSGMQKQDVENFTASAADQQILLLARQQAQREEELVQSQRHILALQEEIEELEHENRLHSQQEAMLKAELRNTERMQKREGVDMTYLKNVILKLLETGEVEALLPVIAMLLQFSPEEMQKCQQAYRALADVPPSPASNASGSLFSRFSFS; encoded by the exons ATGTCGACAGAGATAGTTGATGTTAGTGAAATGCCAGATGGTAATGCAGAAGAGCCTCTAAAGTCTGAAAATCTATTATTTCAAATGAACCATGGAAGCAATGGAAACCTTGCCAAGGAAAATGGGTTCACTGACAGCCGTTTATTGTCAGAGGAGACTCATGAACAACTTCTGCAAACAGTTATGGAGCTAAAATTTCAGAATGAATTCTTCAAATCACAGTTTGCGGGCTTCAAAGATTCTCAATTAGAGAGTGGTGGGTCTCAACTACAAATAAAAGTAGCACATGAAAACAGTGAATCTGCAGAAGTTCGGGAACTCCACGAAATAATAGAATGTTTAAGAAAAGAACTTCATGAAGAAAAACTAACACGAGGTGCCGCAGAGGAGGCTTTGAGGCATCTTCGAGAGGCATATTCTGAGGCAGATGCCAAAGCCCAAGACCTGTCTACGAAGCTTGCTGAAG CTAAACAGAAGTTGGATCAAGAAATAAAAGAGCGTGAGGAGAAATACGTGGAGCTTGATTCCAAATTTCAGAGACTTCACAAACGAGCAAAACAACGTATACAGGAGATTCAAAAg GAGAAAGATGATCTAGAAGCCAAGTTTCGTGATGTGAGCGAAACAGCCGATAGAACGTCATCCCAACAATTGACATTGCAGCAAGAGCTGGAACGCACACGGCAGCAAGCCAATGAAGCGTTAAAAGCAATGGACGCAGAGAGACAACAATTACGAAGTGCAAACAATAA ACTTCGAGACAGCATTGAGGAATTGCGTCGCTCATTGCGACCAAAGGAGCAAGAACTTGAGTTGTTGCAACAGACAATTCTGGAGAAAGAACAG ATGTTGGAAGACATGCGAGGGTTGCTGCAGTCTGCGGATGAGAAGAGGCTAGCATCGCTATTTGAGCTCTCTGCTAAACATCAGAAG AATATAGACAACTTGGAAGCCCAACTTGCTGATGCATTGGCTGACAGGAATAAGGCCACTGAAACTATCTCATCGCTGCAG GTTCTAGTTGCAGAGAAAGAGTCGAAGATTGCAGAGGTGGAAGCAGGTTCAAGTGGTGAGGCAGCACGGCTTAGAGTTGCTGTGGAAGCTGTAAAAGGAGAGCTTGCTCACATAAAGCACGAGCAT gagaaagagaaagatagCTGGGAAGCTGCCTCACAAGCACTCAAAGCAAAATTGGAAATTGCTGAGAGTAATTGCATCCGTGCTGAAATTGAGGCTGCTAAGATGAGAA GTCAGCTGGAATTGGAAGTATCAGTTAAAGCCCAGGTTCTAAATACAAGAGATGCTGAACTATTGGCCGCCAAAGAGGAG ATCAAGCATCTTGAAAGTGAATTTTCTTCATATAAGGTTCGTGCTCATGCACTTCTTCAGAAAAAGGATGCAGAGCTAGCTGCAGCCAAGGACTCTGAACAAGTTAAAGCTCTAGAGGACGCCCTTAGA GAGGCTGAAAAGGAGTTGGAATTTGCATCAGCAGAGAAAGATAAAACTCTTCAAGATCTTGGGGAAGCTTTGTCTAATTGTGAAAAAGAACTTGCAGAAAG AGATGTAGCTCTTGACATTGCCAATGAACGGATCAAGAGCACGGAAACAAAGCTGTATTCTCTTGGTACTCAACATGAGTTGGAGAAAGAAGCATGGGAAATGAACCTCCAAAATGTGGAAGAATTGTGGCGAT TCAGATGTGAGGCATTGAAGGCTGAAAGTGAAGCATCCTCTGGGCAAGAACTACAAAGAGAAATAGAAGAGCTTAGGTTGCAGTATAAAAGATTGAAG GAAGAGGATGATTCATTTCGTGATCTTGCTGATAGAATGATTGAGGAGAAGGATAAAGAAATCTCTAGGCTGTTGGATGATAATAAAAGTCTTCAACTATCCCTGCAATCAAGGCCTTTG GCTGATCAAAATAACAATTTTGAGTCAG TGTCAGGCATGCAAAAACAGGACGTTGAAAACTTTACCGCCTCTGCTGCAGACCAACAGATTCTG cttttGGCAAGGCAACAAGCTCAGCGGGAAGAAGAGCTAGTACAGTCACAGAGGCACATTTTAGCGCTTCAG GAGGAAATCGAGGAGCTTGAACATGAAAATCGTCTACATAGTCAACAG GAAGCTATGTTGAAGGCTGAGCTTCGGAATACGGAAAGAATGCAGAAGAGGGAAGGGGTAGATATGACATATCTTAAAAATGTTatcttgaagcttcttgaaacAG GTGAAGTGGAGGCTCTTCTACCAGTAATTGCTATGCTTCTTCAATTTAGCCCAGAGGAG ATGCAGAAGTGTCAACAAGCTTATCGAGCATTGGCTGATGTTCCTCCAAGCCCAGCAAGCAATGCATCAGGATCTCTTTTCTCGAGATTCTCATTTTCCTAA
- the LOC120015088 gene encoding uncharacterized protein LOC120015088 yields the protein MNRPAKPGWNNDILTMRHCKFNLLRACDGSVNKSSSYYYGRWLLPKFVAESSESQDRAHWHHMPCLLALPDMGHSSHFNSLVKREAADMESSSAVHIPVRSISLPSRLQPTFHNIESELRKLRSWESTVPSGSETIQLRLVRVAGLYNCLQELIHSPLTQKALHRHQYPNLVEEAFDGSVELLDVCGNARDLFFMMKEHVNDLQSALRRRGGSSSIEGNIQAYICFRKKVIKKDITKCIKTLKRMETNDIESFPVMDSDHLSFLVKVIREVRAITRSMLRSLMLFLSVPVMKTKGSGWLLVSKLLLTSERSQKTLNELGAVDAAVYTIHGQIRRNNDDAKVDVQEVQKRLERLDGRIKGFEGELDCLFRCLIQNRVSLLNLVTP from the exons ATGAACCGTCCAGCCAAGCCAG GTTGGAATAATGATATCCTG ACAATGCGACATTGCAAGTTTAACTTATTGAGGGCCTGTGATGGCTCAGTGAACAAG AGCTCTTCTTATTATTATGGGAGATG GTTGCTGCCCAAATTTGTTGCAGAATCTTCAGAGTCGCAGGACAGGGCACATTGGCATCACATGCCTTGCCTTCTGGCATTGCCTGATATGGGTCACTCTAGTCATTTCAATTCCTTGGTAAAAAGAG AAGCAGCAGACATGGAAAGCTCATCTGCAGTTCACATTCCTGTCAGGTCCATCAGCTTGCCTTCCAGGTTACAGCCAACCTTCCATAATATTGAATCAGAGTTAAGGAAGCTTAGATCCTGGGAATCAACAGTTCCTTCAGGATCAGAGACAATTCAACTACGCTTGGTTAGGGTTGCAGGGTTGTACAATTGCTTACAGGAACTCATTCACTCTCCACTCACCCAAAAAGCTCTTCACCGTCATCAATACCCGAACTTGGTCGAAGAGGCATTCGATGGGTCAGTTGAATTGTTGGATGTGTGTGGCAATGCAAGAGACCTTTTCTTTATGATGAAAGAGCATGTAAATGATCTTCAATCGGCTTTGAGGAGAAGGGGTGGAAGTTCAAGCATTGAAGGCAACATTCAAGCCTACATTTGCTTCCGAAAGAAGGTGATCAAAAAGGACATCACCAAGTGCATAAAAACATTGAAGAGAATGGAAACTAATGACATCGAATCATTTCCTGTCATGGATTCAGATCATCTGTCATTTCTAGTGAAAGTGATAAGAGAAGTAAGGGCAATTACGAGGTCCATGCTCAGGTCCTTAATGCTATTCCTTTCAGTGCCAGTGATGAAGACTAAGGGTAGTGGGTGGTTATTGGTTTCCAAGTTATTGCTAACAAGTGAGAGAAGCCAGAAGACGTTGAATGAGTTGGGAGCAGTTGATGCTGCTGTTTACACAATTCATGGACAAATCAGAAGAAATAATGATGATGCCAAGGTTGATGTGCAAGAAGTGCAAAAGAGATTGGAGAGGCTTGATGGAAGAATCAAAGGGTTTGAGGGTGAATTAGATTGCTTGTTTAGATGCCTAATTCAAAACAGAGTGTCTCTTCTTAATCTTGTCACTCCTTGA
- the LOC120014445 gene encoding phosphoserine aminotransferase 2, chloroplastic-like produces MEETHRVFNFAAGPANLPLNVLKKAQSELINWRGSGMSVMEMSHRGKEFKSIIEKAEADLRTLLDIPENYAVLFLQGGGTTQFAMIPLNLCKADDPVDYLVTGSWGDKALQEAQKYCKPNVIWSGKTDKYTKIPDFDTLNQNPDAKYLHICANETIHGVEFMDYPTPRNATGILIADMSSNFCSKPVDVSKFGIIYAGAQKNVAPAGVTIVIIRKDLIGNAQEITPVMLDYKVQADNNSLYNTPPCWPIYISGLVFEDLLEQGGLAEIEKKNKKKAELLYNAIDESKGFYRCPVEKSVRSLMNVPFTLEKSELEAEFIKEAAKENMVQLKGHRSVGGMRASIYNAMPLAGVEKLVAFMKDFQARHA; encoded by the coding sequence ATGGAGGAGACACATCGCGTCTTCAACTTCGCTGCCGGTCCGGCTAATTTGCCCCTAAACGTCCTCAAGAAGGCCCAATCGGAGCTCATCAACTGGCGGGGATCCGGTATGAGCGTGATGGAGATGAGCCACAGAGGGAAGGAATTCAAGTCAATAATTGAGAAGGCCGAAGCTGATCTACGTACCCTTCTCGACATACCTGAGAACTACGCCGTTTTGTTCTTGCAGGGCGGTGGCACTACTCAGTTCGCCATGATCCCTCTGAATCTCTGCAAAGCCGATGACCCGGTTGATTATCTTGTAACCGGGTCGTGGGGGGACAAGGCATTGCAGGAGGCTCAGAAGTACTGTAAGCCAAATGTGATTTGGTCCGGAAAAACAGACAAGTACACAAAGATACCAGATTTTGATACTCTGAATCAGAACCCAGACGCCAAGTATTTGCATATATGCGCCAATGAGACTATTCATGGAGTTGAGTTCATGGACTACCCAACACCCAGAAATGCAACAGGGATCTTGATTGCTGATATGTCCTCAAATTTCTGTTCAAAGCCTGTTGATGTCTCAAAATTTGGGATTATCTATGCAGGGGCTCAGAAGAACGTAGCACCAGCTGGGGTCACAATTGTGATAATCAGGAAGGACTTGATTGGGAATGCGCAAGAGATCACTCCTGTGATGTTGGATTACAAGGTCCAGGCTGATAACAACTCATTGTACAATACTCCTCCTTGTTGGCCAATTTACATTAGTGGATTGGTGTTTGAGGATCTATTGGAGCAAGGAGGACTGGCGGAGAttgagaagaagaacaagaagaaagctGAGTTGCTATACAATGCCATTGATGAGAGTAAAGGGTTTTACAGGTGCCCTGTGGAGAAGTCTGTGAGGTCATTGATGAATGTGCCATTTACACTGGAGAAGTCTGAATTGGAGGCTGAATTTATCAAGGAAGCTGCTAAGGAGAATATGGTGCAGCTCAAGGGGCATAGGTCAGTTGGAGGGATGAGAGCCTCCATATACAATGCAATGCCTTTGGCTGGTGTTGAAAAGTTGGTTGCTTTCATGAAGGATTTCCAAGCAAGGCATGCTTGA
- the LOC120014292 gene encoding uncharacterized protein LOC120014292 isoform X2, which produces MARLVRTKSSTDWLSRLKSLTKIQGQRFCHTQPEGELQAPSNSEMDSESVANKGHIVDTSKWQTFKASRFGITHSRIPLHPLFVLRILLKEGFDSYLVGGCVRDLLLKKTPKDFDIITTAGLKKVKRLFNRAMIVGQRFPICIVPYKGSAVEVSSFETVALHAEGKEKFVLPQIPSGCNNKDILCWRNSMQRDFTINGLFFDPFADKIYDYVDGLADLNSLQLRTLVPAKLSFEEDCARILRGIRIAARLGLSLSKDTATAIRNLSSSVGMLAKSRIMLELNYMLSYGAAEPSICLLRRFKLLEIFLPFHAACLNQQTSEKYTASSLMLMKLFFNLDKLVTCDRPCDCRLWVGLLAFHLALVINPQNSFVIWVFASVLYHGKWKDGIKFAREHGVQPVKFVPEISGYSEIQSDEELAIRVSEVASLVQGSVDALTDSDRLLELMTRYPNFQGPGLVFVPKKIALAVSQIFDVLVEDVESYENGRESYAIDYHFLGKGNQSEMRSVLGRIVLETMSQGLLGRVKEVVEGEKNHLMSKAIEENSNSKLSDIVKNEVGSGKCYRQRHLPLNFVPNQETAKKQKFAGKCSPLPPEIASERQEMMLKEEEILLTRCLHDKATGKHNQDDKVEEKKLEKNDCDLLLEKMISEKTKKHKRVIVKERKSDPMLLSCLFR; this is translated from the exons ATGGCCAGACTCGTGAGGACCAAAAGCAGCACCGATTGGCTATCTCGACTCAAATCCCTGACCAAGATTCAG GGGCAGAGGTTTTGTCACACCCAGCCCGAAGGAGAGTTGCAAGCTCCATCAAACTCCGAAATGGATTCCGAGTCCGTGGCTAATAAAG GCCACATTGTTGATACATCAAAATGGCAAACGTTCAAGGCCAGTAGGTTTGGCATAACCCATTCAAGGATTCCACTACATCCTTTGTTCGTCTTGAGAATTCTTTTGAAAGAAG GATTTGACTCCTACTTAGTAGGTGGATGTGTGAGGGATTTACTTTTGAAGAAAACACCTAAAGATTTTGACATTATCACCACGGCAGGACTGAAAAAG GTTAAGAGGCTCTTTAATCGTGCCATGATTGTTGGTCAACGATTTCCTATATGCATCGTGCCTTACAAAGGTTCTGCAGTTGAG GTTTCTAGTTTTGAGACTGTGGCACTGCATGCTGAGGGCAAGGAGAAGTTTGTCCTGCCGCAGATACCAAGTGGCTGCAACAATAAAGACATTCTCTGCTGGAGAAATAGCATGCAACGGGACTTCACAATTAACGG TTTGTTCTTTGACCCTTTTGCGGATAAAATATATGATTATGTTGATGGACTGGCAGACCTAAATTCTTTGCAG CTACGAACACTAGTCCCTGCTAAGTTGTCATTTGAAGAGGACTGTG CAAGAATCTTACGTGGCATAAGAATTGCTGCTCGTCTAGGCTTGTCATTGTCAAAGGATACTGCGACTGCAATACGCAACCTTTCATCTTCTGTTGGAATGCTGGCCAAG TCCAGGATAATGTTGGAACTGAACTACATGCTTTCTTATGGTGCTGCTGAGCCTTCTATTTGTTTGCTTCGGAGGTTCAAACTGCTTGAAATTTTCCTTCCATTTCAT GCAGCATGTCTTAATCAACAGACAAGTGAAAAATATACAGCAAGTTCTCTCATGCTGATG AAATTATTCTTCAATCTGGATAAATTGGTTACATGTGACCGACCTTGCGATTGCCGCCTGTG GGTTGGACTATTGGCTTTTCACCTAGCATTGGTGATTAATCCGCAAAATTCTTTTGTAATCTGGGTTTTTGCTTCTGTTTTGTATCATGGGAAGTGGAAGGATGGTATTAAATTTGCAAGAGAGCATGGGGTCCAGCCAGTCAAATTTGTACCTGAGATCTCAGGGTATTCAGAAATCCAATCAGATGAAGAACTTGCTATAAGAGTTAGTGAGGTAGCATCTTTAGTGCAAGGTTCTGTAGATGCATTGACTGACTCAGACAGGCTTCTCGAATTAATGACGAGATATCCTAATTTCCAAGGCCCTGGTTTG GTATTTGTACCGAAGAAAATAGCGCTTGCTGTTAGTCAAATTTTTGATGTGCTTGTGGAGGACGTTGAGTCTTACGAAAATGGAAGAGAAAGTTATGCGATTGACTATCACTTTCTTGGGAAGGGAAATCAGTCTGAAATGAGATCTGTTCTTGGCAGAATTGTTTTGGAAACTATGAGTCAGGGGCTCCTTGGACGAGTGAAAGAAGTTGTGGAGGGAGAGAAAAATCACCTGATGTCCAAGGCCATTGAAGAGAATAGTAATTCCAAACTTTCTGATATTGTCAAGAATGAAGTTGGTTCTGGAAAGTGCTATAGACAGCGCCATTTGCCTTTAAATTTTGTACCAAATCAAGAGACAGCAAAGAAACAGAAATTTGCTGGGAAGTGTAGCCCTCTTCCGCCAGAGATTGCTTCAGAGAGGCAGGAAATGATGCTGAAGGAGGAAGAAATACTTTTGACGCGGTGTTTACATGATAAGGCAACTGGGAAGCATAACCAGGATGataaggttgaggaaaagaagttagagaagaatgATTGTGATCTATTACTAGAAAAGATGATCAGTGAGAAGACTAAGAAACACAAACGAGTTATTGTTAAGGAGAGAAAAAGTGATCCTATGTTACTGTCTTGTCTATTTAGATGA